GCCGCCGGCCTCATCGACGTCGAACAGGCGAACGGTCGCGTCCGCATCTACCCCGACGACCGCGTCGTGCCCGACCCGGGTGCGAACCTCACCGACGACCCCGGGTTGCTCGACGCGATCCGACGGCGTCTCGGCCTGTAAGCCGCGCCGAGGCGACCACCGGACCGCCGGATCGACGGGGTCGTCACGGCCACCCCCTTCCGGTCCCCTTTTTGCGCCCGCGCGACTCTGCTCGGGTATGAGTCTCGTCGCCGACGTCCACGCCGACCACGGCGCGACGTTCACCGACCGCGGCGGCCGCGAGGTCGTCGCCGACTACGGTCGCCCCGACGCCGCCGCCCGTGCCGTCCGCAACGGCGTCGGCGTGATCGAGATGGGGTACGGCGTCGTCGCCGTCGAGGGCGACGACCGGGTCGAGTTCGTCGACAACGCCGTCTCCAACCGCGTCCCCAGCGACGACGGCGAGGGCTGTTACGCCCTCCTGCTCGATCCGCAGGGCGCGATCGAGACGGAGCTGTTCGTGTACAACGCCGGCGAGCGCCTCCTCTTGTTCACGCCACCGGACCGCGCCGAACCGCTCCTCGACGACTGGGAGGACAAGATCTTCATCGACGACGTGGAGCTTCGGGACGCCAGCGCCGACTTCGGCGTGTTCGGCGTCCACGGGCCCACCTCGACCGAGAAGATTGCGTCCGTGCTCAACGGCGCCGGCTCCCCCGAACCCGAACTCAGCTTCGTCCGCGGGCGGATGGACAGCGTCGGCGTCACCGTCATCGCGAGTGACAACCCCACCGGCGAGGAGGGGTACGAGGTCGTCTGCGCCGCCGACGAGGCCGAGCACGTGTTCGACACGCTCCTCACGCGCGGGCTGAACGCAGCCCCCTTCGGCTACACCACCTGGGACACGCTCACCGCCGAGGCGGGGACGCCGCAGTTCGACGCGGAACTCCGCGGCCGACTCCCGAACGTCGCGGGCGTCCGCTCGGCGGTCGACTTCGAGAAGGGCTGTTTCGTCGGGCAGGAAGTCGTCTCGAAGGTGGAGAACCGCGGTCGCCCGAGCAAGCGACTCGTCGGCCTCCGGCCCGACGCGCTCCCCGGCGCGGGCGCGGCGGTGTTCGACGGCGACGCGTCCGTGGGCGAGGTGACCCGCGCCGTCGACTCCCCGAGCGTCGGCGGCCC
The DNA window shown above is from Halobaculum marinum and carries:
- a CDS encoding aminomethyltransferase family protein, with the protein product MSLVADVHADHGATFTDRGGREVVADYGRPDAAARAVRNGVGVIEMGYGVVAVEGDDRVEFVDNAVSNRVPSDDGEGCYALLLDPQGAIETELFVYNAGERLLLFTPPDRAEPLLDDWEDKIFIDDVELRDASADFGVFGVHGPTSTEKIASVLNGAGSPEPELSFVRGRMDSVGVTVIASDNPTGEEGYEVVCAADEAEHVFDTLLTRGLNAAPFGYTTWDTLTAEAGTPQFDAELRGRLPNVAGVRSAVDFEKGCFVGQEVVSKVENRGRPSKRLVGLRPDALPGAGAAVFDGDASVGEVTRAVDSPSVGGPIALAYLDFDTEGSDLTVRVDGGEVAAERVDLPFVDGSARSLRLPTYPEAAEQA